CCGGGAAAACCTGGCTGAACAGTCCGGCGGCCACGGCCTCGGCGCCCGACATGAGCCGGCCCGAATAGATGAGGTCAAGGGTGCGATGGGCACCGAGTCGCTCCACGAAGAGGGCGTGTCCACCCGAGTCGAGAGTGGCACCGAGGTTCGCAAACGGTGAACCGATTTTGGCGGTGTCGGCCACGTAGACCACATCGGTGGCGATGAGCAGACCGAGACCCACGCCGAGGCACGCGCCGTGAGCGGCGGCGAAAGTGGGCGCCGGAAACGCGCTCATGCGGTGCAGCAGCGCCGTGACGTGGCCACCGAGGTAACCCTGCACGTCGTCGGTGCGCGGGTCGACGGCCGAAATGTCCCGGCCGGCACAGAACGCCCGACCCTCCCCGCGCAGAACCAGTGCCCGCACCCCGGCCGCCTCGGCCTCCGCGTACGCCGCATCGAGCGCGCGCACGGCCGCTTCGTCGAGCGCATTCATCTTTTCGGGCGCGTTCAGCACCACGTAGGCAACGTCGTTGTGCAGGGTCAACTCGATCATGGGCGGGCGCTTTCGGTCGGGCTGAGGTCACACGTCGTAGTCGACGACAACCTTCTCGGTGGTGGGGTGAGACTGGCAGGTGAGAACGTAGCCGCGCTCGAGTTCGTCGGGTTCCAGCGCGTAGTTCTCGGTCATGGTCACATTGCCACTCACGAGCTTGGCCCGGCACGTGCCGCAGACTCCCCCGGCGCACGCGAAGGGCACATCGGGACGCACCCGCAGGGCGGCGTTCAGGATGCTCTCGTGGGCATTCACCGGCGTGGTGACCGTGTTGCTCTGGCCGTCGAGGGTGAACTCGATCTGGAACGTCTTGTCGCCGGCCGCCACCAAAACAGGCCGTCCGGTGTCACCGCTGGCGCGGTTGCTCTCGCCGGTGGTGAACAGTTCAAAGCGCACCCGCGCGCGTTCGACGCCCACGTCCTCGAGGGTGTCGCGGCAGAGCTGCACGAGTTCGAACGGTCCACAGAGGAACCATTCGTCCACGGTCGCCGGGCGCAGAATCGAGTCGAGCATGCGGCGAAACTTCTCCTCGTCGATGCGCCCCGAGAGCAGCGAAGACGACCGCTGCTCCCGCGACAGCACGTGATACAGCGCGAGGCGGGCCGGGTAGCGGTCTTTCAGATCGGCCAGTTCATCGAGAAACATCACGTCGAGGGCCGTGCGATTTGTGTACACAAGCGTAAAGCGTGAAGTAGCGGATGCCGCGAGCACCGTGTGCGCCAGCGCCATCAGTGGAGTGATGCCCGAGCCTGCGGCAACGCCCACCACGTGCCGGTCGTCGAGGTCGGGGAGGGTGGAGGTGAACGTGCCCTGGGGACTCATCACCTCC
This sequence is a window from Cryobacterium sp. CG_9.6. Protein-coding genes within it:
- a CDS encoding enoyl-CoA hydratase/isomerase family protein, whose amino-acid sequence is MIELTLHNDVAYVVLNAPEKMNALDEAAVRALDAAYAEAEAAGVRALVLRGEGRAFCAGRDISAVDPRTDDVQGYLGGHVTALLHRMSAFPAPTFAAAHGACLGVGLGLLIATDVVYVADTAKIGSPFANLGATLDSGGHALFVERLGAHRTLDLIYSGRLMSGAEAVAAGLFSQVFPAAELADATVQAAEHAAAGATQAFLASKHLVAALRDERLGLWDSMTAETAAQVALCDTADYREGFAAFQQKRKPAFTGRP
- the paaE gene encoding 1,2-phenylacetyl-CoA epoxidase subunit PaaE codes for the protein MTATNLGSTKHRARFHTLTVSDVRQLTADSVEVTFAVPETLRGDFDYAPGQHLALRATIDGHELRRSYSICRPPSTSSVGSISVAIKRDLGGVFSSWANSELHVGLDMEVMSPQGTFTSTLPDLDDRHVVGVAAGSGITPLMALAHTVLAASATSRFTLVYTNRTALDVMFLDELADLKDRYPARLALYHVLSREQRSSSLLSGRIDEEKFRRMLDSILRPATVDEWFLCGPFELVQLCRDTLEDVGVERARVRFELFTTGESNRASGDTGRPVLVAAGDKTFQIEFTLDGQSNTVTTPVNAHESILNAALRVRPDVPFACAGGVCGTCRAKLVSGNVTMTENYALEPDELERGYVLTCQSHPTTEKVVVDYDV